The Aquila chrysaetos chrysaetos unplaced genomic scaffold, bAquChr1.4, whole genome shotgun sequence genomic sequence GCTGTCTGATCCTTCAGCAAAAGATGCCTTAAAATGGTCTTTTTGTGGGCTGGGGGGAATCTCAGAGCTCCTGCTCCGCAGATTTTTGGAAAACACATAAAGGTCTCTCCAGCATGTCTTACTCGCAATAGGGCACCGGCAATTTGGGACCCTCCTGCTGCCACAACTGTTTGCAAATGCGAAACCCTGGAAGCAAAATGTAAAATCCCAAGTGCAACATGCCAAATGCAAAAACGCCAAATGCAAAGTCCCAAATGCCAAACGCCAGATGCAACCCCCACCCAAGTGCAACACCCTGCTGCAAAACGCCCAATGCAACACGCCAAATGcgaaatgcaaaatgcaaaacccCAACTGCAGCACCCCAATGCAAAATGCTGAATGCAGCACCCCAAAGGTGAAATCCCAAACGCAAATTCGGACCCGCAGGGTGGCGGACCCGTGCCTGGCTCTTCAGccccccctgtcctgctgaggcTGCTTCCCCGAGCCGTGGCACCGAACCTGGCTGCAGTGGGGTAACCGCAATCCCCCAGGAGGCAGCCGCCCTGTGGTGGGGGGACGGGGCTTATCTCAGGGGTTGACGCTTTGACACTTGGGTGAGACCTTGGTAAACCCCCAGGAAGGAGCCAGAATGGAGGGTGGAGGGGGAGCTGTGAAATTTCCCACgggggctcccccccccccccccccccccccccccccccccccccccccccgtccttCCATCCTGTCAGTCCCATCAAGGAGGagggcggaggaggaggaggaaggggaggtaACGCGGTGGGATTTGTTGGGCCAGGCTCAGAGGGCCGGAGGAGCTCGGTGAGCCGGgatgagctgagctgagctaaGCCCAGCGGCCGGCGGCATGGAGGAGGCGATGGACGCCTATGCCTACGGGGACAACGAGACGGAGTGCGAGTATGCCGAGTGGGGCCCCTCGCTGGGCCTGCTTGCCCACCATCTACCTGCTGGTCTTCCTGCTGGGCACTGCGGGCAACGGGCTGGTCCTCTGGACCGTCTTCAAGGGCGGCCGGGACCGCCGGCGCTCAGCCGACACCTTCATCGCCAACCTGGCTGCTGCCGACCTCACCTTCGTGGCCACTCTGCCGCTGTGGGCTGCCTACGCCTGGCTGGGCTACCACTGGCCCTTCGGCACAGCCGCCTGCAAGGTCAGCAGCTACCTGGTCTTCGTCAACATGTACGCCAGCGTCTTCTGCCTGACGGGGCTGAGCTTCGACCGCTACCTGGCCATCGTCCGGCCCCTGGCCACTGCCAAGCTGCGCTCACGGGTCAGCGGGCTGGTGGCCACGGTGGCCCTGTGGGCACTGGCGGCTCTGctggccctgccagccctggtgCTGCGGCGGGCAGCTGccctggggggggacagcaAGATCACCTGCTACATGGACTACGGGGGCCTGGCCGCCCCAGGGACGGAGGGCGCCTGGGAggtggggctggggctctcCTCCACTGCCCTGGGCTTCGTGGCCCCCTTCGCTGTCATGCTGACCTGCTACTTCTTCATCGCCCGCACCGTAGCCAGCCATTTCCGCCGGGAGCGGGCCGAGGGGCCCCGCAAGCGCAAGCGCCTCCTCACCATCATCACGGTGCTGGTGGCCGCCTTTGGGGGCTGCTGGTTGCCCTTCCACCTGGTCAAGACCCTCTATGTCCTGATGGACCTGGAGGTGCTGCCGTGGTCCTGCAGCCTCCACACCTTCCTCAACAACCTCCACCCCT encodes the following:
- the APLNR gene encoding LOW QUALITY PROTEIN: apelin receptor (The sequence of the model RefSeq protein was modified relative to this genomic sequence to represent the inferred CDS: deleted 2 bases in 2 codons), with protein sequence MEEAMDAYAYGDNETECEYAEWGPSLGLLPTIYLLVFLLGTAGNGLVLWTVFKGGRDRRRSADTFIANLAAADLTFVATLPLWAAYAWLGYHWPFGTAACKVSSYLVFVNMYASVFCLTGLSFDRYLAIVRPLATAKLRSRVSGLVATVALWALAALLALPALVLRRAAALGGDSKITCYMDYGGLAAPGTEGAWEVGLGLSSTALGFVAPFAVMLTCYFFIARTVASHFRRERAEGPRKRKRLLTIITVLVAAFGGCWLPFHLVKTLYVLMDLEVLPWSCSLHTFLNNLHPYCTSIAYINSCLNPFLYAFFDPRFRHACAALLCCRTPGPGTERSASYSSGHSHPPGGKGGPVPGGKLDPATQETLFRA